The sequence GTGCCTGGCTACAGAGATGCTCATGACGCGCGCGAGCAGTTTgaatgcaatgattgaataacatgtatgtgtacatttattttgtaacGCGAGGGGTGGGGTCAGCATGTAACACTACATGTATGATTAAAAATAGGAAAATCCCCTTACAAGATCTCAGCGGTGATCCTGTGCTTCTTGCCCCCGTAGAAGGGCTTAGTGTGAAACACAATGCTGGCACTGTAGCCCGTTTTGGAGCAGTTGATGTTACACTCTCCACCCAACTCCACCCATGGGACAGTCAGGATCGACCTGAAGAGAGAAGGAGCACCCATTACATGTCAGGGAATACTGATAACATATTATACCCATTTATACACACTCACTTTACATACAGTAAATCATGTGCGCTGTACTGGAGTTCAATTCAAAATAAGTTAACTGGGACTATTATTTCCAGAACAACAAACGTGAgacagtgtgagtgagtgcgtTTGTGTTATTCACGTTTAAAGCATGAGCCTACCTGCCATAGCCATTGGGGAAGGTGAGTATGTAGTGCTCGTCATGTtccagacaggacacacagcctacaggagagagagcgaagcaCACATATCAGAACACACAGAAGACCATAAGGTTTTTTAAGTGTGTGAGGACACACATTTATGGACTACGTAAGTGCTTGAAGAGATGTCTTACCCTGGCCAATATTGTGGACTCCAATTGACATTCCTAAGAACTTTGACTTGGTCCAAATGTGGGCGTTGAACTGAATCTTTTTGCTCAGACACTCTGCGTAGAATGCAGAAACTACAAGGAAGAGGAAAGGCAACAGTACAGTTAACTCCATGGCTCTGGTTCTCTGTCAGCTGTCTGTAATGTTGACTGGGTGGGGAGACTCACTGGGGGGGTGATGAGAGACCTGCTCTGCTACAAAAGACACACTGTTGGCTGAAGACCATGGCACTGGACCCTCTGACGATGGCTCCTGAGGGGTTGGTGGTAAGCATTGATTTATTagtaaataattgattaaaaaaattaaaaaacttgCCTCAATATTACAAAACTTAACATTGATTACAGTTTTACTTAGAAATCATATCATATGAATATAAATGGTCAGTCTTTACTATGGTAAAATGGGCTCTGTCAATGCTCACCACTGCAGTGGGCTCCTCACTCTCTGAAGGCAGGTCCCAGTGGCAGAAGAAGACCTCTCCCAGGATGGGGTTGTAAGGCTTCTTGGCCACTGAGCTTTTCCTCCCTGCGTGGAAGGCTGACATGTACCATTTTACCATCTGCACCATGCGCTCTTTGGGTTCCAGTTGATCCGCGATACTGGGGATGAGAACATCAGCCGTCACACCACTGGATCAAAGGTTATGACCCCAACTAAGCAAAGATCTGTTCATAATGCCATGGATGGGATTCTGAAACAAAATGTTTTCCTTATTTTTGGAAACTGTTGGAGAGAATTTGAAGTGACGTACCTGACAAACAAATCCGGATGTGCAAAGAAGTCAGCATACATCTCCAGCAAAGACCTCCTCTCCAAGATAAATGTGGGGAGGAccacctgaggagagagaagagagggaaagataaaGAAACAGTTAgcaaaagagaaagagacagtgacaagaaggacagacagacacacagagctcttACCTTGGTGAGGTCCATGCCTAGTCGCACCTGGGACAGCAGGTGCATGATGACACTCTTGTGCTCCTCCACAGACTCCCCCTGATCCTCCGCCTCATCATCATGGCTGTCAAATTGATCTGACcagagcagacagcagacagttaAAAACACCTACACCACTGATACAGGACAGCCTGACATCCTCTTTTCGGTTACCGAAGAAAACATCAGCCACAAAGGGAACAGAATGTGATGTTACATAAAAATACATtcagctccaaaagtattgggacagtgacaattgtgttgttgttttggctctgtactccagcactttggatttgaaattatacaatgactatgatGTTAAAGTGCAgatattttcatccatattgggTGAACCGTTTTGAAATTACAGCACTATTTGTACATAGCCCCTCcatttaggggaccaaaagtatttgaACAAATGTGTATTGAAGTAGTCACAAGTTAGTATTTTGTCCCATATTCTTAGcatgcaatgattacatcaagcttgtgactctacaaatctgttggatgcatttgctgttagttttggttgtgtttcggattattttgtgcccaatagaaatgaatggtaaataatgtatggtGTCATTTGAGTgaattttattgtaaataagaatagaatgtttctaaacacttgtaCATTAatatggatgctaccatgattacagatagtcctgaatgaattgtgaataatgatgagtgcgaaagttagacgcacaaacatcatacccccaagatatgctaacctctcacccttACAATAacatgtcactgtcccaatactatTGGGTCTCACTGTAGGATATTGTTGGAGGTAGACAGGTGTGAGGATAAGTAGGGcaatgtgcatgtgtttgtgtgtgtgtcacctgcgTCAGTGGTGCCGTTAGACATGGAGGAGTCGAGGGACTCGTTAGTGTTTGGTCGTTTCAGCACTGTTCCATCATCGCTGTGAGGCAAAGCAGCAGAAGGCCTAGAGGGACTgacagagagaaggatggagggagagatgaaggtggAGGGATGCACAGAAAGAAATAACTGATTACCTAATAGGAAATATATGCCATTAAGGCACAGGATTAAAACACACCTCCAGTAAAACACAATCAGCTTATGACAAGTTGCATTTTCCCATACCTAGGGTTGTGCGGAGACCgcattaccgccacaccggcagtcgagtcatgaccgcagtaaaattccacgtgaccgtacggtaatctcctcttatgcactctggacatgcattggtagtacccaacttgctaactaccatcaggtcctactggcctggtactcagggctctattgtctctctaaccactctgacatcaatgcaaatgaaaatcacatcaaacacttatcaAAACAGTATGTGCTTTTAAAATTTGAAGAAGTTCaacaacaggttgaaactgagtggaaaacatggtcgttgtggatgttgtttcaaagcctaacaacATAATAGACAGTGCTTTCTTAGGTGATAATTAATTCAAACACTATATATGTGATCAAGGACGAAAAAATTCaaatgaaaataataattttCCGTGATGCAATAAATAGCCTACCGCATATTACGCAcggcaacatttaaaaaaaaatgaagatTGAATGTGTCTctggtacataattggtctatCCTACACTCCAACATTAAACACATTTTAGTGTGTTGCCTCattgcctttgagtgtggactgcaTTATgatgcatactggatggactggttaccttatgctCTGCTCCAAACGTTCTATTACCGATGTTCCCTGACAGATTTCACCTGGTTTCCCAAATGAAGCACTGGCTAGCTgcaggaacatggttggagagcccatggcatgcAGAGTTTGGGTGGAATATCACCTGTCGTGCAGCAAGAGgctgcatgctcctcaaacaggggTTGATGTATACAGTGAAATAACTGGAGTAGCCTACCCTGCATGATTGAAAAACTAACCGCCTATTTGAGTGCATAAGGATGCCTTTTTGCCTGTGCCCGTTCCTGCCCATTGGATAATGGGCCTTTCTAAATCTAAACAAATttgacatattagtaaagacaagaAAATAGTCTGAGGTGTGAAAATATGAccacttgatgagagaacagtgtGTGCAGCCCGAGGGAAGGAACAGAGCTCAAACTTCTACATAGCCATTTTATTCAGCTAGGTGCAATTATATTATTTttactataaaatcatataatataaaataatggcacaGGACTTAGGCATATCttgtcagctaaatgaacaagcctacagcctatggcaTGGCCACAGCCAGATGACATACAGTCggccaactcatattctgttcttctgaaatacattttcttcatttcATAAGGTTTTTTGACCTGCctgaaataaataatggatttattgtgatggtatatattcaattgatttattAGAATGTTTATATGTGGATGTTCCAAAGGCGCGCATCAGCGGCTTGTATGCATGGAGGCCTGGAGCTGCTAAACGTGTATATGTGAAAGCCATTTAACGTGAGACAGGcagtcttttgcatgacaataccggctgacaaaattgaatgaccgccacagccctacccATCAAGTATTTAACATGGGGTTGAATCAGACCAGTTTCAGGAAATTGCCATTTGTATACAAGCACAACTCACAAATGTACAACGACAACAAAGGATCAATAAAATCATGAAATAGAGTGCCAGGATGTGGTCAGGTGGACCATTTCCATCACAGTCCTTTGTCCCTGTAATCCCCAGTAAACTGCTGtgtggatggataaagagagtaAATACTCACTCTAGGAAGTGTTTGGGAGACGTGCTGTTCTGGGAGAACTCGTCAGCGTCATAGAACTCGTCTTCACTGCTGGAGTAAGAGAAGTCAGGGACCGAGTGGGAGGTGATGGTCATGTGACTGGGAGAGGCAACGCTACTGCTGGGCGCCGAGGGGCCACTCCCTGAAACACAGACCGAGAGATAGAGAAAACAGGGTGGGGGTGAGCAGGAGGTCCCAGCTGAGATGGGCCTAAACCAAGTATAGCAAAAATGGCTATTTTTGTTTACTGCTTTGAACTAAAATCATACAGAGGCTCTATGCAGCTTTTTTCCTCTCAGTGATGATATGGACACCATTTTTCTGTTCTTACTGTTCCCATATTGTTAGAGAACCATGAGAAGTTTATTCCTTGCATAATCTCCCCTGCAGTGCAATGTGTGCTCCCAGGATTCTTCCTTAGTGCACAGCTCAGCTTTTAttcagcagcatcagcaggattGAAAACAGGCAGGACCCACCAAGCCAGAGGAATAATGACATTTGGAGAAAGTACCTAAGGTGCTCTCCTTGCTTCACATACACCCCAGACATTCTAGCAGTAAAACAAAACTTCCTGTTGCTAACAGCGGTTTCTAGCAAGAGACACAAACCTAATGAAAAACCATTTTGAAAAATACAATTGAGTACATTTAAAAAAGTCAATAGTGTTTTATGTGTGTGGTGATTATGACGTGACATTCCCACTGAGTGGATACTCAAGCCCTAAATGCAAGTTCTAGGTGACAGAGTGAAATGTTTGTCCGAGTACAGCTgcaagctacagtgccttcagaaaatactcacacctcttgactttttaaACAATTTGTTCTGTTACAGCCAGGTCACTtgtctatacacaataccccataatgtcagtgaaaagatgttttgatttttatttatttattaattaaaTATGAAAAGCTGGAAATGTCttgtgtcaataagtattcaacccctttgttatggcaagtctaaataagtacaggagtaaacatttgctaaaAAAGTCTCATAATTAAGCTCCAAGGACTCACTCTGTATGCAATAATAGTTTTTAACATGATTTTCTAAATTACTACCTCAcctctgtaccctacacatatAATGATCTGTAAGGTCACTCAGTCAAACAGAAtgtcaaacagattcaaccattCGACCAGGGAGATGggtgaaaaaagaaaaaaaaaggcagacattgaatatccctttgagaggaaggaaaccgctcagggatttcaccacgagGACAATTGTGACTTGaaaacagtttaatggctgtgataggagaaaactgaggatggatcaacagcacTGTAATTactccataatactaaccaaATTGACATAGTAAAAAggaggaagcttgtacagaataaaacatattccaaaacatgcatcttgtttgcagCAAGGCACAAAAGTGATACTGTAAAAAATGTGACCAAGCAATtccctttttgtcctgaatacaaagtgttgtttGGGCCAAAACCAATacatattactgagtaccactctccatattttcaagcatagtagtggctgcatcgtgttatgggtatgcttgtaatctaatcattaaggactggggagactttcagaataaaataaataaataagtggAACGGAGCTGAGCAgaggcaaaatcctaaaggaaaacctggttcagtctgctttccatcagacactgggatatgaattcacctttcagcaagacaataacctaaaacacacaaCCAAATCTACACTTACCAAGAAGACTGAATGTTCAGTTTTGACttatctgcttgaaaatctatggcaagacttgaaaatggctgtctagcaatgaccaacaaccaacttgacagagcattAATAATTCTGAAAATAAtaaaatgggcaaatattgtacaatccaggtgtgcaaagctcttcgagacttaaccagaaagactcacagctgtaatcgctgccaaaggtgattttaacatgtattgactcagggatgtgaatacttacgtacatgagatatttctgtattttattttcagtaaatgaaaaaaataaaaagtatgttttccctttgtcattatcgGGTCATGTGTGTAGATGGATGCGGGGGGAAAAAGTAATAGATTTTAAATTCgccctcccgggtggcgcagtggtctaaggccctgcatcgcagtgctagctgttgccaccagagattctgggttcgagccaaggctctgtcgcagctggccgcgaccgggaggcccatggggcggcgccgggttagggagggtttgcccggcagggatatccttgtctcatcgcgcactagcgacccCTGTgttgggccgggtgcagtgcacgctgaccaggtcgccaggtgtacggtatttcctccgacacattggtgcggctggcttccgggttggatgtgcattgtgtcaagaagcagtgcggcttggttgggttgtgtttcagaggacgcatggctctcgaccttcacctttcccgagtccgtacaggtgttgcagcgatgagacaagactgtaactactaccaattggataccacgaaattggggaggaaaaaaaaggggtacatttaaaaaaaataataataaaaaataaaaaacctaaatgtggaataagtcaaggggcatgaatactttctgaaggaactgtaagTGTGGGTAACCTGACCACTAGAGTGTGATGACCTCTGACCTGTGCTGTTGGGGGTCGGAGTCTGCAGGCTGCCCATCACCGTGACAACAGGCCCCACTGATAGAGTGGATGGCCGCTGTTCTCCTTTACACATCTTGGAGCCATCTACAGAAAGGAGACAAGAAAAAGGAGAAGGCTCTGGCATGAGAACACTACTTTATAATGCAACAGACAATGTCATTACAGACCTGAGAGCAAGCtttacattattattttttaaacctgcaaagCAGTCATAGGTATCCATTAAACTGTGACTGTTAAAATGTTAAACTTTGCTGACACGGGGTCTCGACCTTGGGATTGGATTTGTGTCCAATTTCAGAGAAAGCTTAATTTAGATTGCCCTACATTGGGAAGTGGACGTGCTGAAAAATAAGGATTCAAGCACACCAGGGGGCACTATAGATTTGTGTTTCAAGAAATAAACATTTATAAGGTACAAAAATCTGAAAGTATTAAATCCAATGCTCATCTATATCCATGAAATCAAATAGTCAATTTTGTATACAATATCCGTATGTGGACTCTAATGGATATTTTTATTCTgaggagctactcttcctgataGGATTGTAGATGAGATTGTGTGTATGGCTCTCTGTATACTGTACCTGTGGGGAGGGTGGTCTGTGTTGGCATGGCTACGTTGACTAAAGAAGTGTCCTGAGGCTGAAATATCCCATCCACTGGGTTGATGGTGCTCTGTACAGGGCAAGACAAAATGGTGCCAGTCTTAAAACATAATAGGTAGTTAGAGCAATGTGCGTTGCAGATGGACCTAAACCAGCAGTAGCACTTAACGCACCAATACGGAGCAGACTATAAGGACAAAATAAATACACACTGCCAATGAATAGAAAGATCAATTACCTTTCACTCTGCTTCCGGTAAATATTGGAAAATTGAGTTCTACCTAATAAGTATCTAACTACGTAGTGCCAGTCGGAATTATTGGGATAGTTAAacgtgttgttgttttggctctgtactcaagCTCTTTGGATTTGTAATTATACAattactatgaggttaaagtgcaaaTTGTCagatttaatttgagggtattttcatccatatagGGTAAATTGTTTGGAAATTACGGCACTTTTTGTacatgggccactcaaggacattcagagactggtcccgaagccactcctgcgttgtcgtggctgtctgcttagggtcgttgtcctgttggaaggtgaaccttcgcccgagtctgaggtcctgagtgttctgaagcaggttttcaaggatcgctctgtaatttgctccattcatcttttcctcgatcctgactagtctcccagtccctggcgctgaaaaacatccctacagcatgatgctgccaccatgcttccaaactccaagcgggctgtcatgtgccttttactgaggaatggcttcaggctggtcactctactataaaggcctgattggtggagtgctgcagagatggttgtccttctggaaggttctcccatctccacagaggaactatggcgctctgtcagagtgaccatcggattcttggtcatctccctgggaaggtgtctgaatactttccaaatgcactgtaagtgaATTTGTTTCAATATCTTTAATCCCCTAAAATGGGGCGAACTATGTACAAAAGTGCTGTAATAAACAGTTCACAccatatggatgaaaataccctcaaattaaagctgacattcTGCACTTTAACCTAATTTCAAATCCagagtgctggagtacagagccaaaacaacaactagAGGGCACTGTATATCACAACACTTACAGTAAAACCTAATATGATCAAACATATTTTCCACCCTGCTAAATTTAGGACAAAAAAAAGACATTCCAGCGAGTTACATAATGTGATGGCATAACTTCTCTCTTATTAAAGTTCTTGAGATTTGAAACCCACAGATTTTAATCCTAGGTATATTTAACTGTGGTCTAGCCTTATCAATTTATCTTAAACATGTGTACACACATTATACAAAGTGCACTGCTGCCATAGCTTTATGGGTCAGTGATACCTTTGACCCTGTGCCTCTAACTCTGTCAACAGCAAAAGGCAGAACAAGAGGAGGTCAGAAATCATCAAGTCCTACACAATCTCAGAACACAACAGTGAGCAGCATACTGAGGTATGACAGAGAATGAAGGAGAGTGTGGTCTGAAAATAAGTTGGGCACCATGCAGAATGGAAGATTTCACACTACTCTACTGAGCAGATAGAAGTCACTATGTCAACTAAGGATCTTTACAGTCAGGAAAGTGCaaatattaaaaaaataaaaaaaataaaggaaatgaAGGCATGCAGTGAAGTTCAGTCCTCTCTCTGCCCTTTAGAACAGGAGTCGGAGTGAAATTTGGGAGATTTCTCTAATTTTCCATTCACTCCACCCTCCCCCTGTCCACGTGCTTTCTGGAAAGTAAGGCAGCCACTCCTAATTATAGCCAATTACAGAAACATTGCTGCTCCACCGTGGTGGAGCCAGTGTGGCCTCGCTAGTTAGAGATGAAACCAACAGTATAGGATGCCTCTAGTGCAGGCTGAGGGAAGGGGTTAGAGCTAGAGTGTGCTTAAGGCATGGTTAGAAGAGGGTCTATATATGTAAGGCTAATGGCCAGAGAGATTACTGTCAGAAGACTGGCCTGGCAGGCTGATTCTATGGGATTCCGACTTAAAAACATCTATGGGAAGCCAGTAAAGAGCCTTTGACTGGTTGACATCTATTAGTCCTTGACGGTTCAATAGGCATGCACAGTAAGTAAAAATCGATGGCGATTTGGGGGAGGGTAtaagcacactcacacacattcctACAAACGTGTCATAAAAGAAGCAGAATGATGTTGTGTCTAAAATAAGTAGTAAAGTTTCCCACTATTATCAGCAACAAAAATTAAAATGATTTCAGCTGAGAAAGGGGATAGTGGCGTGGAAAAGAAAGAGCAATATACGAGATGAAGCTATTTTTCTAAACAAATGGCATGCACTTTTACAGATCTGATTcgtctttttttctattgtttaGCGTGAATTAATCGGAAAAGGATAGAGGTTTGGTTGATTTCGATATTTCTAATGGACAGAGAACGTCAGAACTTACTATCAGTCCGTATGCGTGTTGCTGTTCGTTACTTTGATCCTTAAAATTTTGAGAAGAAAACGTTACTTGAGGAATGTTCAACTGTTTGTATGTAATGATGATATGAGCTTGTGAAGAGCTTCTCTTTCAAGCAGCCATCAAGTTATTTAGAAAGTCAGAGCATTTGTAATGGTAACATCATTATGAGCTCGAAGATTGTCGAGCGTATGTGAGAATCACCTCTCCAAAATGTCAAAATGGAACCTAATGGAATGAAGCAAACTGCCCACAATAAACAACAACCCAGGCTGTAGTTAAGTGGAAAACTACTGGCGTGGCGAAAACATGCAGTGTACCGTGATGTGGTCTCACAACAATGACATGACAGTGATGCAATGAGAGCCCCACCACAGTCAAATGAATGAGTCCTTTTTACCTTGGCAATCTGCAGCAATACAATACAGTGCTTGATGGACTCTACCATACTCTGAAAAGAGAAACAGCACAGAGAATGAAACACCGCACTCAAATTCAGACAGGTGATTCTGAAAAtaa is a genomic window of Oncorhynchus nerka isolate Pitt River linkage group LG24, Oner_Uvic_2.0, whole genome shotgun sequence containing:
- the LOC115108432 gene encoding oxysterol-binding protein-related protein 9-like isoform X1, which produces MASVMEGPLSKWTNVMKGWQYRWFVLDYNAGLLSYYTSKDKMMRGSRRGCVRLRGAVIGIDDEDDSTFTITVDQKTFHFQARDADEREKWIHALEGTILRHTLQLQEAETGFVPSVQDFEKKLAEADAYLQILIDQLKLFDEKIKDCKEDESRRKIENLKETTCSMVESIKHCIVLLQIAKDQSNEQQHAYGLISTINPVDGIFQPQDTSLVNVAMPTQTTLPTDGSKMCKGEQRPSTLSVGPVVTVMGSLQTPTPNSTGSGPSAPSSSVASPSHMTITSHSVPDFSYSSSEDEFYDADEFSQNSTSPKHFLDPSRPSAALPHSDDGTVLKRPNTNESLDSSMSNGTTDADQFDSHDDEAEDQGESVEEHKSVIMHLLSQVRLGMDLTKVVLPTFILERRSLLEMYADFFAHPDLFVSIADQLEPKERMVQMVKWYMSAFHAGRKSSVAKKPYNPILGEVFFCHWDLPSESEEPTAVEPSSEGPVPWSSANSVSFVAEQVSHHPPISAFYAECLSKKIQFNAHIWTKSKFLGMSIGVHNIGQGCVSCLEHDEHYILTFPNGYGRSILTVPWVELGGECNINCSKTGYSASIVFHTKPFYGGKKHRITAEIFPPNDKKSFCSIEGEWNGVMHAKWASGENSLFIDTKKMGCIKKKVRKLEDQLEYESRSLWKDVTVSLKSRDIDAATEAKHRLEEKQRGEARERKENEMQWETRLFHEDGECWVYDEPLLKRSGSQRH
- the LOC115108432 gene encoding oxysterol-binding protein-related protein 9-like isoform X3, whose translation is MSLRALRPEAETGFVPSVQDFEKKLAEADAYLQILIDQLKLFDEKIKDCKEDESRRKIENLKETTCSMVESIKHCIVLLQIAKDQSNEQQHAYGLISTINPVDGIFQPQDTSLVNVAMPTQTTLPTDGSKMCKGEQRPSTLSVGPVVTVMGSLQTPTPNSTGSGPSAPSSSVASPSHMTITSHSVPDFSYSSSEDEFYDADEFSQNSTSPKHFLDPSRPSAALPHSDDGTVLKRPNTNESLDSSMSNGTTDADQFDSHDDEAEDQGESVEEHKSVIMHLLSQVRLGMDLTKVVLPTFILERRSLLEMYADFFAHPDLFVSIADQLEPKERMVQMVKWYMSAFHAGRKSSVAKKPYNPILGEVFFCHWDLPSESEEPTAVEPSSEGPVPWSSANSVSFVAEQVSHHPPISAFYAECLSKKIQFNAHIWTKSKFLGMSIGVHNIGQGCVSCLEHDEHYILTFPNGYGRSILTVPWVELGGECNINCSKTGYSASIVFHTKPFYGGKKHRITAEIFPPNDKKSFCSIEGEWNGVMHAKWASGENSLFIDTKKMGCIKKKVRKLEDQLEYESRSLWKDVTVSLKSRDIDAATEAKHRLEEKQRGEARERKENEMQWETRLFHEDGECWVYDEPLLKRSGSQRH
- the LOC115108432 gene encoding oxysterol-binding protein-related protein 9-like isoform X4 produces the protein MVESIKHCIVLLQIAKDQSNEQQHAYGLISTINPVDGIFQPQDTSLVNVAMPTQTTLPTDGSKMCKGEQRPSTLSVGPVVTVMGSLQTPTPNSTGSGPSAPSSSVASPSHMTITSHSVPDFSYSSSEDEFYDADEFSQNSTSPKHFLDPSRPSAALPHSDDGTVLKRPNTNESLDSSMSNGTTDADQFDSHDDEAEDQGESVEEHKSVIMHLLSQVRLGMDLTKVVLPTFILERRSLLEMYADFFAHPDLFVSIADQLEPKERMVQMVKWYMSAFHAGRKSSVAKKPYNPILGEVFFCHWDLPSESEEPTAVEPSSEGPVPWSSANSVSFVAEQVSHHPPISAFYAECLSKKIQFNAHIWTKSKFLGMSIGVHNIGQGCVSCLEHDEHYILTFPNGYGRSILTVPWVELGGECNINCSKTGYSASIVFHTKPFYGGKKHRITAEIFPPNDKKSFCSIEGEWNGVMHAKWASGENSLFIDTKKMGCIKKKVRKLEDQLEYESRSLWKDVTVSLKSRDIDAATEAKHRLEEKQRGEARERKENEMQWETRLFHEDGECWVYDEPLLKRSGSQRH
- the LOC115108432 gene encoding oxysterol-binding protein-related protein 9-like isoform X2; translated protein: MASVMEGPLSKWTNVMKGWQYRWFVLDYNAGLLSYYTSKDKMMRGSRRGCVRLRGAVIGIDDEDDSTFTITVDQKTFHFQARDADEREKWIHALEGTILRHTLQLQEAETGFVPSVQDFEKKLAEADAYLQILIDQLKLFDEKIKDCKEDESRRKIENLKETTCSMVESIKHCIVLLQIAKSTINPVDGIFQPQDTSLVNVAMPTQTTLPTDGSKMCKGEQRPSTLSVGPVVTVMGSLQTPTPNSTGSGPSAPSSSVASPSHMTITSHSVPDFSYSSSEDEFYDADEFSQNSTSPKHFLDPSRPSAALPHSDDGTVLKRPNTNESLDSSMSNGTTDADQFDSHDDEAEDQGESVEEHKSVIMHLLSQVRLGMDLTKVVLPTFILERRSLLEMYADFFAHPDLFVSIADQLEPKERMVQMVKWYMSAFHAGRKSSVAKKPYNPILGEVFFCHWDLPSESEEPTAVEPSSEGPVPWSSANSVSFVAEQVSHHPPISAFYAECLSKKIQFNAHIWTKSKFLGMSIGVHNIGQGCVSCLEHDEHYILTFPNGYGRSILTVPWVELGGECNINCSKTGYSASIVFHTKPFYGGKKHRITAEIFPPNDKKSFCSIEGEWNGVMHAKWASGENSLFIDTKKMGCIKKKVRKLEDQLEYESRSLWKDVTVSLKSRDIDAATEAKHRLEEKQRGEARERKENEMQWETRLFHEDGECWVYDEPLLKRSGSQRH